The nucleotide sequence CCCATGGAGgcggataaaaaaaaaataaactcatcATAAATATAGACACAGATGTATTTCTTCTCAGATATGTCATAAACTTGCAAATACAAAACTAATCAAAGCATATGACAACATATAACAGTAAGTTGGTTGCAAGGAAACCACTAATTGGAGGgacaaaagaatttttgttaaGCAATCTCCTTATGATATTCAACATGAAAAAATGATCTTTGCAAAGCAAATACAGAAACAGTTCACATGTTTACAAAACAATAAATGAAGAAGTGAGATTGAGGGAGGAGATTGAATTCATGCTTGTTGCTGTTCTGAATGTAGCTAGTAGCACAACATCAATGCTGGTTACCCTAACCTTAATCCATGAAGCTTCCCAACAACCATAAATTCTTAAGATGCAACGCAAAGCAACCGGCAAAGGaagattgaattttcaaaaacacattgcACTTTATGTATGTGGATAgggcaaaattaaaaagaaaaaaggagctGTGCATGTGTCTGCCTGCATGGACGGGTGCAAGCTTGCCGtctaattcattcatttatttgcTTATTTTTGCTAAAAGTCTGATTCATGTATCTATAACAAATGATTACATCTGATCCAATAAGAACAGAGGCCTGAACTGACAGAACAAGGAGATGGGACAAGCAAATGAACTAACCGTAAATAAAGACGTGTATTTCTAGATAAACTTGCCAGTATGGAAATAAAGCACAATAAAGATATCAGAGTAAAATGCATGCCTTTTTATGGATAACAATTAACAGAAACATCTAATCTCAGCTTGATATGCAAAATTTCCCATagtaattattcaattaaaacaaaTCAATGCCCATTGAATGTTTAAAAAGCCAGGAAACCACATCACTGTAGAGATAACAAAGTAATGTTCTATTTACCTTCCTGCTCTTCAAGTGGTAAAAGTCAATAAGGTCATCAGGCTGGGCATTGGATATATGAGCCCTTGCTTTAATTTCCTCGGTTTCACGGAACTGCTTATCAGCAAGCATTTTTACAAAACTCTCTCGGCAGGACTGCAACCATATATTCCTTACCTCACCACCAGTATTGCAGAGCAATCTGATGCATAGGGCAATCCTATCATGAGAATCATTGTCAATTGGATGTGGAAGAAACGAAGAAAGACCCAGTTGCAGCATAGAGACCATAATCAACAAGGCCTGGGTAGTAGCCTTGTTCACTTCAAATTTAGATGGCTGAACCTCTTCTAATCTCAAAACAAGTTTTGTCAATGTGCATGCCACAACTGCACCTAGAAAAAAATCACCAGAAAGAATCAGCGATCTCAAATTTCCAACAGATGCCAATGATCCCTGAACAAGCGTCGGAGGAGACATGGCAGTTTCCAGGGCTGCACTCTGGGTGGCATAGGTTCCATCTGCAAGGATTGCAGGCCTTCTAGAAGAAACTGTGATGGAGTTTGCCTGCTGAGAATTCCTTGAAGTGTCTGGAGCCTCTCCATCCTCAGTAGGTGTATAGAAAGGGAGCTCTCCAAGGCAATGCTTAATAGTTGAAATTCCATTTTCAACTTCAGAAAGTGAAAGACAGTACTCACCAATAATCCAAAGAGCACAAGAACACACACGGGCAGCCCGGATTTGATAGAAAGTGTCCAAAAGCCTTGTTATTATAGATACCCTTAATTTTGGGTTTGTTTCGATTATCTCCCGCACAAAGACCACCACATCCATAGCCGAAGCAACATTGCTGTCTCCCAAGAAATCCATCAGAAGATGTACAACTGTGCTCGCCACCTCAGGAAATTTGATTGCACAAGAATGAATAGCCTGAACGAGCATTTGCCtatattctccatttttctcaaGCTCCACATTCTGAGTCTTCACAACTTCTTTCTTTAGCATAAGAACAACTTCATCAACATTCCTTGGAGTTATCAATTCCAGAACAATGTCAATAGTTTTCCTACGAATATCAAGATTTGGGCTTGAAAGTGCTCTAAGAACATCCATTATCAAATCAACCATAATCTCTCTATGTGAAGACTTAAGCTCATTGAGCCGGTCAAGAACAATAAGCTTAACATTGTTGTCACTTTGTGAGAGCAGCAGCTGACAGTATGTATTTGCAGCAGCTCTGATTGCCGTGGGAGCTGAGGATAGAGAAACAAGAGTTCCAGCACATTCATAAACTACTGCTGCTGATGGGGCATTGAGCAAAGATATTATAATCTTGATGTACTTCCCCTTCTCTCCCTTGTTTACTCTACAGACCTTACGAATTAATTCTAACACCACCATCTGAAGCTGTTCACCCCAGTCGTTGATTCTGTCAATGTGGGTGAAAAGATAATTAACTGCCTTGTCTTGGGCAGACGTGAACAACATAAGGAATGCATTTCGCTTGGCTGATGCATCTTGTTCTGTTGAAAGCAATTTCTCAATCAAATCAGGAGCATTATCCAGTAACTGTTCCCCTTGAGGAAGCTTGTATATTGACATCACAGCAAGAATTGCATTCCTCCGAACAAAAGGGTGGCGATGCTCTAAATTCAATAAGACAGTAGGAATCAATGGCTCGATGACCTCTGTTTCCTTCAACCGACAAAGAAATCGGAGTGTGACACCCCGGATGTACTCATTAGGATGGTTTAGGTTGTTCAACAGGTTTTGACAAATCAAGATCATTTCCTGCAGAACCCTCCCTCTTGAATCGGTTTTTTCAATGATCTCAAAGTAGAGAAGCAATAGCTTCTGAATTGTGTGGTCTTCGGAGGGCACCACATAGCGGACAACGGTGATGAACAATTGGGGGATGGTTTCGCCGTTCAGTAAAAGCATGATGGCTTTCTTCAAGGCGTCTATCTTAGCGGGAATGTCGTTTCCTTCTAAGGCCTCCTTGATCTCATTGGCTAGTGCCGGTGTTGCCTTGTCAAAATGAACAAGCAGCGTGCAAGATTTCTCCATTTCAACTGTTTCTCTCTTCGAAATTAAGTTAGATTATCAGATCTCACAATTGAAGTTAAAAGAGAGATACTAAATGTCGTCAAATCAGACACTAGCTATAGTTTCCCTCTCCACATAGAATCACCACCACACACTTGTCTGTCTTCCAGATCAGATCTTGAAACTTGAGAACAAATTGAAACGGACACGATTCAATGAACGATTTTGAATAGAAACTGTCAATCTATGAAAATAGCATGATGGATATGGACGAACCTCGGAATTGCAGAATGGATGGAATCGGGATCGGAGGCATTCAGTGCTGCAAATCAATCGCCGAAACTTTCGTGAGACGACGGAGGGACTCTGCTCGGCCTTCTTCCAGAGGAGAGGAACAACTtgatctagagagagagatagagagagaggggccaTTTAAATCTTTGATGCCAGTTGCCAGGCGTATCTATCGGGGCCTGGATCACTGGGCTCAATGGGCCTAGTAGTTTTTACATATGGACCAAAAATTGGGCCTGGGCAGCCCCTTAGCCCAATAGATCAGAATAGGTGGGCTGGCCTCTTGGTATACATTGGGAGCCAGCCAGCCAAATAGCAAGCATTTATTAAGGTGAAGCAGCGGTGATCGAGGAAGGCGAAGGGTCCAATTTTCAGACTTGCGGTCGGTCACCTCCTCGTCGTCGATTCTTCCGGTCAGATCTGCAAACTGATCGGGTTGCCTCGCCATCGGTCGTTCGCCTCCTCGCGTCTCGCAGGTGAACGTCACGTCGGTTGCCCCAcgggaagagaggagaaaaggaaaggagtaagaagaagaggagaagatcaaaacgacgccgttttgatcataattattaaatattaaaatataagatatcGAATAATAATTCGTGGGTGCGTCCCTTTCGGGagtggctggctggctggcgtGGCTCTGAAGAATACTCTCTCTCACTCGGCCCACCACGTCGTCGCTCCCGTGacgccagccagccagccagccaccAAACATCATACACAATGACCAGATCCAAATGCAAATTACTTCATTTGGGCCGCTTGTTGGGCCTTGACTTACTCctcgttttttaattttaattttaatattaatatttggcACGTGACTTGTCTTTGTATGTATGGTCCCCGCGGGgaggtgggggggggggtggttaacgtctctctctctctctctctcttcttcttcttcaggtcATATCCCTTCATTCACGCCTCCTTTTCTGATGCAATTCACCGTTAAGATTTCAATTTGGACATTACATCACTTGACTCCCCCAATCACATCAAATCAATTACCCAAATTCACGtcaatttgtatatttatatttattatatcaccCATAATAATATATCAACTTAATGTGTCATcctaaatatcaaatttacatctctaaataacattttagattaataaaaattatcccaataaaatatttttttgagtcATGTTAAATGAATgtcttaaaaatatttcttgaaGAGATATAACGTacgttattttcaaaatatttaaattttgataataaaatataataaatatattatataagatgtatttatagacatagataaataatattagcAATTGTCttaatagtaattattattaagatataataaatgtatcttatttttagtgacaaaaCACTCTTGTAGTTAATAAAGTGTGTCAAAATatgatacatttattattaactaataaaaatattttatagatacAATGagtatattttgtttaaaaataaactacatttattacattttaaCTATTATCTTGCTGCTCTCGGCAAGTGGGGACCCAactatgccttataattttcttattataaGCTCGTGCCTTTTAATCTTCTAGGGTTAACTCCAACAATCAGTGTTTCGTAACAAAATAACGAGTTAAGAAGAGTCACATAATAATGAGTAGAAGAATCGTAAAATGCTTGATTGTTCCTAGAAAATTTAAGGCTTCAATAGCCCACCTAATGATGGTCCAAGCATCATTTGAATTGAGGACggctaaatctatatttttgttttttacactttttttgtgtgattatttaagttttttgttatttcgattacatctatatatttatatttttaaattaatttaattattatacattgaCCTTTTTTCGTATAGTAATtcgaactttttgttatttcaattatactttcgaagttatatttttaaatcaatttaatttatgtatttaaatatataaaaaaataaataaattgactcatctcattttatcttttttacacatcaaaatatataacttaaattaattaaaaaatacagatatatggtgtaattgaaataatgaaaagtttgaatttttatatgaaaaaaaatcaaaatagagaattaaattgataaaaaaatttaaatttacgaatataattgaaataataaaaaaaatgaaagaatataaatttgacGAATAATTGGGAACCTTGCTTTTAAGACGTGAAGACTGAGATGGTGAAGGCGTGATAAGAGTAGTAGTGGCTAACGTAAGAGTCACAAAAGAGTTAGTGGTTTAGGGCGGGCCTTTGCACTCTTCCTCACCCAGAGTGGGAAGAGTAGTGTCGGTGGCAGTAAAGACGACTCAGCACAAGAGTGAGGactaaatctctctctctctctctctctctctctccatttacatatatataatctcaacTACCATTATAGTTttcctctgtctctctctctctcttccttgaTTTTGCTTGAAGAGGGAGAAGGCTCAttattggagagagagagagatttgtgaGTGTTGGCTgtagagagggagggagagagtgCGGAGGTTTTCTAAGGTCGGATCGAAGGAAATGGCGGTGGATCCAAGGCAGGTGCTGGCCGGTTTCTTGACCATCACAATGTTCGTAATGCTAGGAAACATGATCAAGCGCGACCATTTCGATTCGCCTTCAGATGTATGTGCCGTCTCTATCTGTGTTATCTATTCGCTGTTAATTACTTCTCGCTTTCGATCTGTTAGTTCCTAATCATGTTGCCTCATTTCCGGTTCCAATCCacttcactctctctctctctgcactCTCGAATCTGCAGAGTCACCAATCGCCATTTCCTCTGTCTTTGTTCCATCATGTGCTTGTTTGTCTGTGCTCTGGAAGAAGCGTCCAGATCTTTGTAGTTGTTGTTACGAATGTGTTTGTAATTGTGTGTTCAGATTCGTCGAAtgcactttctttttctttcctttttggttttTAGTCATCGTATTTAAGGAAGTAGCGTATCTTCCTTTTGCTATTGGTTGCTGACAATTCGTGGAAAGAAGACGACAAAATCTTGGCCGCCGCGGAGATTACGCAGCTAACAcaatttctaatttcttttagcgTTTGTTTCTCTTGTGATTTCTCGGCAACCAAAAGGATAATGTGCTGCAAGGTCTTCCTATTTGTTCGTCATACAATGTTCTGTTGGCAAATCCGGAAGGAGAAGTTATTCCTACCATTTCAAGTGGAGTCTATGTGCCTTGAAAAGGCCCCACCTGTTTTAATTGCGAAGAAATAATCGTTTCTTGGGTGTCTACTTGATTGAATACACACgtatttatacttttattcGGTGTTGTGTTTTCTCTAATCTTGTTTGCTTTTTCCCCCTTTTACAGGCAAATCATTCTGGAACGCCAAGTGATAATTATGATAATCTCAAGATCACAGAACATGCTACTGTTTCCCTTCCAGGAGGGAATGGACCTTGGAAGGAGGACGGATTACGGCTAAAACCTTGCTGGGCAAAACCAGCTTCTGGTAATACCATTGTCTGACCCCTATTGATTCTTTCAGTTCATGTGGTTGTTCCGCTTTGATTTACCTTTCCTTAGGCAACCCTgcttcatattttattatttttctgtaTGGGTAACAGAAGAGGCACAACGATCTGAAGGTTTTGTCACCTTCTCCTTAACCAATGGCCCCGAATATCATGTCTCACAGGTATTGTAATCTAATATGTTTCAGTTACCGGTCAATTTGTCTTTTCACTCTTAAAAcctaaaaatagataaataattaattatgagacAAAAAACAAGTTTTATCTGCAATTTGTTGCATAGGCAAATTTGGTCGAGTCATTCAACAAAGCTGATTGTTTTTCCATTCGTCCTGCTGATTGGGTGCCGTCAAGTTTGCGGAAACATAATAAATGATCCATTGGGCTTCAAAGAAGAAAAGCGGCTTTATTTCTAGTTAATTTCTTTAAGTCTAAAATTAGTTAAGTGTCTATTGACTTAGGTTAGATAAGGGGTGTTAATTTGATTGATCTTGATTTGggaaaattcatatttttgtttgttttatccCTCAGTCCGATTTCATTTCGAAATTATGGTCCAGATTACATAATACTTACCCTTGATATTTGTCTCCCCAAGAAATTTCAGGGCCTGGTTTCACTTTTACAGTTTAGCCTTAATTTCCTGTCGATTTAACTTTTTCTAACTTTTAGTGGTCTGCACATGCACTGATCCTCTACTTTCCTGAACTTTTGGCATACTATTCATTAGCTGAACTTACCGTACACCATAATACAAGACCGCCCACAAGTTCTGCTTAATTATATATTGACAATTCAGATTCACAACTTTCATCTACCTCATAATGAGTGCATCTAAAACttgtttttcaagttcaatagTTAACCTTGCCCTCTTTGAAGAAGCAATGATTTTTGTCCCAACAACAcaaagccttaatcccactaggtgggattACTGATGGTTTTTATACTGACTATTGGCTACTAAACACAACCCTCTCTCTCAAATTGAGTTTGGGACCAACTATAAAGAGCAATACCTTGGACTCTAAAAAGTTTTTGAGGGGATTACTTATTCTACAGGAGTAGTTGATTTTTGtcccaaaagaagaaaaaaacaatccATAACTCCATAAGTAAGCATGAGTAATAGTCAATCTATCTCCCTATTTGCTGCATGTCCATAGATTTTTGAAAGCTTGACTTTGTTCTGCTTAACCTGATTGAGATGCTACTTACCTCATCCTCTCTTTGATCGGTAATTTGGATTCCTTTTGTGTTTTTCTCGTGCAATTCTGGCTTTCTAGAAGAGGTTAATTTGTCTCTTATCTTTCAGATGTGATCTTTACCCAAGCCACATCCTTCTGCTATGTATAATATCCATTCCAATTTTATTGACAAATCGGTTTCGGTGTGGAATTATCTCCCTTTTATGAAAGTTTATATGTTtactttttgacttttttttgttatttcttcttaatttatTACCCAGATAGCTGATGCGGTTGTGGTGGCAAGATACCTACGAGCGACTCTTGTACTGCCAGACATAAGGGGAAACAAACCAGGTGACAAGAGGTAAGTGCTGTCATAGCATCCCCAGCACATGCCTATATACTTCTTTGAAGCGGGGACAACAGGCTAAAAAAGTCTAattctaaaaatgaaaatgcaatttaTCTTCATTGATTCCTAAGGATTATTCTTATAGCGAGAATTcacagttatttatttattgtttgtttgtttgtttgttctcATGCCATAGCTCTTTTATggggttttcttttctttctttttttcattctaCATTTTTCATGAGTTTTTGCCACTATAGAGATGTAGTAGAAGTAGTCACACAGAGCAACAACTTTGAGATGGGCAAGGTTTGCATGTCATTTAACTGTGATTTTCTTTAATGATTTAATGGGCTAATTGCTAGATCATGAATACGTGCTTTCTGGATATCGATATACTGACTTGCTGATATTTTCAGGAACTTTGGAGATATTTATGATATTCAGAAATTTGTGAAAAGCCTAGACGGTGTGgtaaaagtttcaaaacatcagcCTGCTGAAACATCAACCCGGAACCTAGCAGTTGTTAGGGTCCCTAATCGAGTCACTAAAGACCATATAGCTGAACAAATTGAACCAATTTTTAGAACAAAGGGAAACAACATAAGGCTGGCAACATACTTCCCCTCTGTGAACATGAAAAAAACTGAGGAAAAAAGTAAGTCTGATTCTGTGGCATGCTTGGCGATGTTTGGAACTCTAGAGCTACAACCAGAGGTTCGTGAAGTGGTTGACTCAATAATTGAGCGGCTGAGAACTCTTAGTCGGAAATCAAATGGTCAGTTCATAGCGGTGGACTTGAGAGTTGAGATGTTGGAGAAAAAGGGTTGCCAAGGAAGTGCAGTGAAAAGCTGTTATGGTCCAGAGGAGATTGCACTTTTTCTGAGGAAGACTGGTTTTGACAAGGAGACAACTATATATTTGACCCAATCCAGGTGGGATAGCAGTCTTGATGCTCTGAAGGATTTCTTCCCAAAAACTTATACAAAGGTAAAAGGTTTTGCATTTCATTTCCTCTACATTATAATCACGTTTCTAGTAAGTTTAATTTTCTTGACAGTTTCTTTCTAAATCAGTTCTTAAGAGTTCTCAATCAAGTAAGTTTAACTTCAATCCTCAATTTTCCTTGGGGAATTCTCTTGATAAAACTTTCGAAACTGTTTCATGGTAGCCTATAAGAAGTATAGATCAAGCAATTGCTTGACTCTTGTCTATTGCCAATCAGAAATTGTTTTGACATGGAGTTGTCAAGTGCTCCTCTTTCGAAAGAAGAGCACTTTTCATGTCTTATACagcagtaataaaaaaaaaatccatccaAGAAGTTACCCAAAAAAGCTGATTATACTGGCTGGATGGATCAAAGACTTGTGAAGAAGCTGTCACTTGTCAGTTTGTTTATAATGAAGAAGGCGcgcgtgtgtatgtatatatatatatatgggctgCTAATACATGTGTTGAATCCGTAGTCTCCTTGAAACTGCATTTAGAGTGTTCCTTAGCGTTGAGACCTTATAGAGAGAGAGCTGATTGCACTTTTGAATACTACCTCTCTCGTCGGAACTCTGTTGCAGGAAACCATTATGCCAGTGGATAAGAAGGAAAAGTATCTCAACTCGGAAACTTCTGAACTTGAAAAGGCTATTGACTTCTACATCTGCACTGAGAGTGATGTGTTCGTACCAGCTATCTCGGGGCTGTTCTACGCCAACGTAGCCGGTAAGAGAATTGCTTCTGGCAAGACACAGATCCTTGTTCCTGCAAATGTGGCTGCCTCTGCTTCTGCAACTGATTTCATATCTCCGTACGTCTCCAAGAAGAACCACTTGGCTTATTCTTGTTTCTGCTAGCTCATCGTGTAAAAAGGCCGCCTCAAATAGAGCAATTTAAGGGGGATGTATCGATGCCCGTATTTCAATGTCTTTTGCGCTCTCTttgtaaaaaaagaaagaaaaacaaacaagaaaacaagcGACGTATACTTCCCCTTTTATATCCCCAGTCGTCTAGGCAGAGAAGCCACATTCAGTCGGTAAGAGGCTTCTAAACTGAACTCCCCCCCACCCCGCAAGACTATTCCAAAACATGATTGTTTTTGTTAAAGTGCTGTTGAATGGATCTTTTAATTCATTGTAAGTTATGCGCACAACATTTCAGATGATATTGTAACTTATGTTggtgtttttcttcttctctttcggCACAcaatatctatatctatatctatatctatatccaGTTTCAATAggcaaaatatattttttagtctcTTAGttgcactttttctttttttttatttggacacttgtatttttttgttacttttattatattcctGAACTATATAATTTCAACTCAATTGCACTcttgaactttttgttattttaattatattcttgaaatatgtttaatttattgtCCTCAACAAATTTATTGATACAATTGATtcgaaattatataatttataatgtaattgaaataacaaaaaatttaagtaaataCAAGgaccaaaatatatatttgactgTTCCAATAAGAGCACAAGTTAATGGATGGATGATGATGCTCTCTAATACCCTTCCATTTACAGTTTTAACGAGCTGAATAATTTTTGCAAGGGATCATAATCAAACGCAGTAAAGTCTATAAGAATCACCCAAACTATGTAAAGTTAGTTCAAACTTCAAACGAATTAGATAAAAGCCAAGCAGTTTGGGTGACAcgctttatgatataatatgaTTAACACGCAGCACGAGCAGCTATGCATCGCTGGTATGGCTTGATGAACATTTTGACAAAAGGAGTCTCCGGCACCGGAATCAATTTTCCAACCGCTGCAAGGGGCCAACTGCGATACCCAAAAGAATTATAGCTCAGAAAAGACTCTTGTGATTGTCTCTCCTCCTTACTGCTAATACCAGGAAATGAACTAACCTGATAATCCCAATAACAAGGGAAACGATCCATAACTGGATGTTGAGTCTAACCGTTGAGGCGAAGTCTCCAAGAAACTCAATGATAAGTACCTGTTTTACAACGGAAGCAGTATTGTTAACGTCAACCGATGGCAAAGGCAACGATAATAATGGCTTCTAAGGACAAAGTGACCTCCCTCCCACCTGAAGTACACATGTTGTTCCCACAATCCCAATGAATAGGTGGTTTCTTGTGACTCCACTAAAAACATTGATTTCATCTGGCTTTCGAGCATTGAACTCATTAAATATCTGTAATCGAACTAGTTAGCGAGTTTGCAGCTTAGAAATAAAACTGCACGGCCGAAAATGGCGTTTGCAACCTAAGCAAAGAACTCCTACACTACACAAGGGAGGTGGGAAAAAACTGTATGTTTGTGCTAAGATAAGAGGCCGATGGACTTACTTGACTGAAGACAAATGCATTGAATACCAAGGTATTCTTCACTTTATTAGCATGTTCGGTGCTGTCGTGATTCAAGTTAAGGATACTCTTTCCTGAAAAGTTCAGAACAAGGAGAACGCTAACTTGATACAAAGCCTGCAAAAGTCTACAACAATCAGTAACGGCCAAGTTTTTTTTGCATATCTCAAGATTTGTCGAAGACCAAAAAAGATAAGTCTTGTAAAAAGCAATGCAACTAGAATCGTGACAACCTGAACAAGTAAGTTTCTCCACATAATATTGGTTATAAGAGGTTCCctgaaaataagaaataaaaaataattgataataatttatcaataacAGAAAAATTCCAATGAAGCAAAAAACCAttcattttgataattaaaactCTTTCAATttctacaacaaaaaataaagtaaaaaataaataggaca is from Diospyros lotus cultivar Yz01 chromosome 2, ASM1463336v1, whole genome shotgun sequence and encodes:
- the LOC127796049 gene encoding coatomer subunit beta-1-like, whose amino-acid sequence is MEKSCTLLVHFDKATPALANEIKEALEGNDIPAKIDALKKAIMLLLNGETIPQLFITVVRYVVPSEDHTIQKLLLLYFEIIEKTDSRGRVLQEMILICQNLLNNLNHPNEYIRGVTLRFLCRLKETEVIEPLIPTVLLNLEHRHPFVRRNAILAVMSIYKLPQGEQLLDNAPDLIEKLLSTEQDASAKRNAFLMLFTSAQDKAVNYLFTHIDRINDWGEQLQMVVLELIRKVCRVNKGEKGKYIKIIISLLNAPSAAVVYECAGTLVSLSSAPTAIRAAANTYCQLLLSQSDNNVKLIVLDRLNELKSSHREIMVDLIMDVLRALSSPNLDIRRKTIDIVLELITPRNVDEVVLMLKKEVVKTQNVELEKNGEYRQMLVQAIHSCAIKFPEVASTVVHLLMDFLGDSNVASAMDVVVFVREIIETNPKLRVSIITRLLDTFYQIRAARVCSCALWIIGEYCLSLSEVENGISTIKHCLGELPFYTPTEDGEAPDTSRNSQQANSITVSSRRPAILADGTYATQSAALETAMSPPTLVQGSLASVGNLRSLILSGDFFLGAVVACTLTKLVLRLEEVQPSKFEVNKATTQALLIMVSMLQLGLSSFLPHPIDNDSHDRIALCIRLLCNTGGEVRNIWLQSCRESFVKMLADKQFRETEEIKARAHISNAQPDDLIDFYHLKSRKGMSQLELEDEVQDDLKRATGEFMKDGDDANKLNRILQLTGFSDPVYAEAYVTVHHYDIVLDVTVINRTKETLQNLCLELATMGDLKLVERPQNYTLAPESSKQIRANIKVSSTETGVIFGNIVYETSNVLERNVIVLNDIHIDIMDYISPATCADVAFRTMWAEFEWENKVAVNTVIQDEKEFLNHVIRSTNMKCLTPPSALEDECGFLAANLYAKSIFGEDALVNVSVEKQADGKLSGYIRIRSKTQGIALSLGDKITLKQKGGS
- the LOC127794566 gene encoding protein MANNAN SYNTHESIS-RELATED 1-like, whose translation is MAVDPRQVLAGFLTITMFVMLGNMIKRDHFDSPSDANHSGTPSDNYDNLKITEHATVSLPGGNGPWKEDGLRLKPCWAKPASEEAQRSEGFVTFSLTNGPEYHVSQIADAVVVARYLRATLVLPDIRGNKPGDKRNFGDIYDIQKFVKSLDGVVKVSKHQPAETSTRNLAVVRVPNRVTKDHIAEQIEPIFRTKGNNIRLATYFPSVNMKKTEEKSKSDSVACLAMFGTLELQPEVREVVDSIIERLRTLSRKSNGQFIAVDLRVEMLEKKGCQGSAVKSCYGPEEIALFLRKTGFDKETTIYLTQSRWDSSLDALKDFFPKTYTKETIMPVDKKEKYLNSETSELEKAIDFYICTESDVFVPAISGLFYANVAGKRIASGKTQILVPANVAASASATDFISPYVSKKNHLAYSCFC